In the Alligator mississippiensis isolate rAllMis1 chromosome 7, rAllMis1, whole genome shotgun sequence genome, one interval contains:
- the SCG2 gene encoding secretogranin-2 — protein sequence MADAKTCCLGAACSLTIFFVLICYVDAASFQHYQMLQKDPDYVMKNLQRLPSPDMIRALEYIESLRKQANKGESSPDYNSYQGAPFLLQQKESKDQSYLPDNIRDSLTEDESQWVRVMLEALRQAEKESKAGSRENKPYTMSSDSNFPVGVNDDYEAYKWPERHLKNPQMPYPYYEESSRDSPFKRTNEIVEEQYTPQSLATLESVFQELGKMAGPTNHKKERLDEDQKLYTDDEDDVYKVNNIAYEDVVGGEDWNPIEEKVESQIQEEVKDSKEEIDKQEEEINEEMKRSGKLGILEDEMRRENKEQMSDDLSRLMNYYLKRLMSSGGNGKLRTGQHEIKRAATFLEKQFDPQSIAQLIEISRNLQIPPEDLIDMWKAGEKKQQQSERLETEQEAELPEDLDDLSETNIGHSNVFKNNRNSKNGYMKQPINIVPENLPEDLNIEDIVSLLGTDNLVNQNPSYLVNQLNQENGLPRLPYIPGRPKGSQFPNTAWINDLERRQMEYEKLNEKDEELADYLAKMLAKYPEVINTNQMKRVPAPVSSENDLLEDDQLEQAIKEHLNQLGPQESDKLASLNKRLSMTQENDDTQTRQYLDEDMLMKVLEYLSQEKSEKGRDHITKRAMENM from the coding sequence aTGGCAGATGCTAAAACCTGCTGTCTTGGAGCAGCCTGCTCTCTCACCATTTTTTTTGTCCTAATCTGTTATGTTGATGCAGCTTCATTCCAACATTATCAGATGCTTCAGAAAGATCCAGACTATGTAATGAAAAACTTACAAAGGCTCCCAAGCCCAGATATGATCAGAGCTTTGGAATATATAGAAAGCCTCCGCAAACAAGCTAACAAGGGAGAAAGCAGTCCAGATTATAATTCCTATCAAGGTGCCCcatttcttctgcagcagaaagaaAGCAAAGATCAGAGCTATCTACCAGATAATATAAGGGATTCTTTGACTGAAGATGAGTCACAGTGGGTGAGGGTAATGCTGGAAGCCTTGAGGCAAGCAGAAAAAGAGTCAAAAGCTGGATCAAGAGAAAATAAACCATATACTATGAGTTCAGACAGTAACTTCCCAGTTGGAGTGAATGATGATTATGAAGCTTATAAATGGCCTGAGAGGCATCTCAAAAATCCCCAAATGCCATACCCATACTATGAAGAAAGTTCAAGAGACAGTCCATTTAAGCGTACCAATGAAATAGTGGAAGAACAATATACGCCCCAAAGTCTTGCTACTTTGGAGTCAGTGTTTCAAGAGTTGGGCAAGATGGCAGGACCAACTAATCACAAAAAAGAAAGGCTAGATGAGGACCAGAAACTGTATACAGATGATGAAGATGATGTATATAAAGTGAATAATATTGCATATGAAGATGTAGTTGGAGGAGAAGACTGGAATCCAATAGAGGAAAAAGTGGAAAGCCAAATCCAAGAAGAGGTAAAAGATAGTAAAGAGGAAATTGATAAGCAAGAAGAAGAAATCAATGAAGAAATGAAGAGGTCAGGGAAACTTGGCATCCTGGAGGATGAAATGAGGAGGGAGAATAAAGAGCAAATGTCAGATGATTTATCTAGGTTAATGAATTACTATCTGAAGCGGCTGATGAGCAGTGGTGGGAATGGGAAGCTAAGGACAGGACAACATGAAATAAAAAGGGCAGCCACATTTTTGGAAAAGCAATTTGATCCTCAGTCTATAGCTCAATTAATAGAAATCTCAAGGAATTTACAAATCCCTCCTGAGGATTTAATTGATATGTGGAAAGCTGgagaaaagaaacaacaacagagTGAAAGGCTGGAGACAGAGCAGGAAGCTGAGCTCCCAGAAGATCTTGATGACTTATCAGAAACTAATATAGGCCACtccaatgtatttaaaaataataggaACTCTAAAAATGGATACATGAAGCAGCCCATTAATATTGTGCCGGAAAATCTACCTGAAGACCTCAATATTGAAGATATTGTCAGTCTTTTGGGAACAGATAATTTAGTTAATCAGAATCCCTCCTACTTAGTAAATCAGCTTAATCAAGAAAACGGTTTACCAAGACTGCCCTACATCCCTGGAAGACCTAAAGGATCTCAATTTCCTAACACAGCTTGGATTAATGATTTGGAAAGACGACAAATGGAATATGAAAAACTCAATGAGAAAGATGAAGAACTTGCTGATTACTTGGCAAAGATGTTGGCAAAATACCCTGAAGTTATCAATACGAACCAGATGAAACGAGTCCCAGCCCCAGTTTCATCTGAAAATGATCTGCTGGAAGATGACCAGCTTGAGCAAGCAATCAAAGAACATTTAAATCAACTGGGGCCACAAGAATCTGATAAATTAGCCTCTCTCAACAAAAGGCTTTCAATGACCCAGGAGAATGACGACACACAAACTAGGCAGTATCTGGATGAGGatatgctaatgaaggtgctggAGTACCTAAGCCAGgaaaaatcagaaaaaggaaGAGATCACATTACCAAAAGggcaatggaaaatatgtaa